From Vibrio aerogenes, a single genomic window includes:
- the der gene encoding ribosome biogenesis GTPase Der — MIPVVALVGRPNVGKSTLFNRLTRTRDALVADFPGLTRDRKYGHAKVGEQEFIVIDTGGIDGSEDGVETKMAEQSLAAIDEADVVLFMVDGRAGLTPSDQAIALHLRKTEKASLLVVNKVDGIDADSASAEFWQLGIDQVYHIAAAHGRGVSSLIEKALNPLFETFVQESEDDFGDMSEDSFAEETQLDYTEEEAEAEYQRLQEKPIKLAIIGRPNVGKSTLTNRILGEERVVVYDMPGTTRDSIYIPMQRHEREYILIDTAGVRRRKRIHETVEKFSVVKTLKAIEDANVVLLVIDARENISDQDLSLLGFTLNAGRSVVLAVNKWDGLDQSVKEDVKKELDRRLGFIDFARIHFISALHGTGVGHLFESVEEAYNSATTRVGTSVLTRVLKMATEDHQPPLVRGRRVKLKYAHAGGYNPPIIVIHGNMVKELPDSYKRYLMNYYRKSLEIMGTPIRIQFQNSENPFEGKTNKLTLSQERQKKRLMSMMKHRKK; from the coding sequence ATGATCCCTGTAGTTGCGCTTGTTGGGCGTCCAAATGTAGGAAAATCGACACTGTTTAACCGACTGACCCGGACAAGAGATGCGCTGGTTGCTGATTTTCCGGGGCTGACCCGTGATCGGAAATATGGTCATGCAAAAGTAGGTGAACAAGAATTTATTGTTATCGATACCGGCGGTATTGATGGTAGTGAAGATGGTGTTGAGACCAAAATGGCTGAACAGTCTCTTGCTGCAATTGATGAAGCGGATGTTGTTTTGTTTATGGTTGACGGGCGCGCTGGCCTGACGCCTTCCGATCAAGCGATTGCTTTACACTTACGTAAAACAGAAAAGGCATCACTGCTGGTTGTGAATAAAGTCGATGGAATCGATGCAGATAGTGCAAGTGCCGAGTTCTGGCAACTGGGCATCGATCAGGTCTACCATATTGCTGCTGCACATGGGCGCGGTGTCAGTTCTCTGATTGAAAAAGCCCTCAATCCACTGTTTGAAACTTTTGTTCAGGAATCAGAAGATGATTTCGGTGATATGTCCGAAGATTCGTTCGCCGAAGAGACACAGCTTGATTACACCGAAGAAGAGGCCGAAGCTGAGTATCAGCGCCTGCAGGAAAAGCCGATTAAGCTGGCTATAATCGGGCGGCCAAATGTGGGCAAATCAACGTTAACTAACCGGATTCTCGGGGAAGAGCGGGTGGTGGTTTATGATATGCCCGGAACAACCAGAGATTCTATTTATATTCCTATGCAGCGTCATGAGCGGGAATATATCCTGATCGATACTGCAGGAGTTCGTCGCAGAAAGCGTATTCATGAGACCGTAGAAAAATTCTCAGTTGTAAAAACCCTGAAGGCCATTGAAGATGCAAATGTTGTATTGCTGGTCATTGACGCCCGTGAAAATATATCCGATCAGGACTTAAGTCTGTTGGGCTTTACACTCAATGCCGGACGTTCCGTGGTTCTTGCCGTGAATAAGTGGGATGGACTTGATCAAAGTGTGAAAGAAGACGTGAAAAAAGAGTTGGACAGACGTTTAGGGTTTATCGACTTTGCCAGGATTCACTTTATTTCTGCACTTCATGGAACCGGAGTTGGGCATCTGTTTGAATCGGTTGAAGAAGCTTATAACTCAGCAACAACCCGTGTTGGTACATCCGTATTGACGAGAGTTTTGAAGATGGCAACTGAAGATCACCAGCCGCCGCTGGTACGTGGTCGTCGTGTGAAACTAAAATATGCGCATGCCGGAGGATATAATCCACCGATTATTGTGATACACGGGAATATGGTCAAAGAATTGCCGGATTCTTATAAACGTTATCTGATGAACTATTATCGTAAGTCTCTGGAGATTATGGGGACGCCTATCCGGATACAATTCCAGAATAGTGAGAATCCTTTCGAAGGCAAAACCAACAAGCTGACTCTGTCGCAGGAACGGCAGAAGAAGCGGTTAATGTCGATGATGAAGCATCGCAAAAAATAA